The genomic stretch CCCGAACCATTGCCAAGATGCTGCACGTACCTTTCACCATTGTCGATGCAACCGTGTTGACGGAAGCCGGCTACGTGGGCGAGGACATAGAATCCATTTTGACCCGTTTATTACAAGCTGCCGACTATGACGTGGATGCTGCCGAAAAAGGGATCGTTTTCATTGACGAGATCGACAAGATTGCCCGCAAAGGAGACAACCCGTCCATCACTCGTGACGTGAGCGGTGAAGGGGTGCAACAAGGATTATTGAAACTACTGGAAGGTTCTATCGTGAACGTTCCCCCTCAAGGCGGACGTAAACATCCCGACCAAAAGATGATCCCCGTGAACACGAAAAACATCTTGTTCATCTGCGGGGGAGCATTCGACGGGATCGAAAAGAAAATCGCCCAACGAATGAACACGCAGGTTGTTGGTTTCACGGCAAGCAAAGAAACAGCCGTTCTTGATCGGGATAATATGTTGCAATATATCGCACCACAAGATTTAAAATCCTTCGGGTTAATTCCCGAAATCATCGGTCGTCTCCCGGTATTAACCTATCTAGAGCCACTTGATCGTCAAGCCCTGCGCAACATTCTCACGGAACCCAAGAACGCTATTATCCGCCAATACGTGAAACTATTTGAGCTGGATAATATTACGCTGAATTTCAACGAGGACGTTTTCGAGTACAT from Butyricimonas virosa encodes the following:
- the clpX gene encoding ATP-dependent Clp protease ATP-binding subunit ClpX, whose translation is MQDKCSFCGRSRSEVDLLISGVDGFICDMCAQQAYDIVQEEQRGHSTPLDMDHIEVKKPIEIKQFMDQYVIGQDEAKKHLAVAVYNHYKRLTQKHSNDDVEIEKSNIIMVGRTGTGKTLLARTIAKMLHVPFTIVDATVLTEAGYVGEDIESILTRLLQAADYDVDAAEKGIVFIDEIDKIARKGDNPSITRDVSGEGVQQGLLKLLEGSIVNVPPQGGRKHPDQKMIPVNTKNILFICGGAFDGIEKKIAQRMNTQVVGFTASKETAVLDRDNMLQYIAPQDLKSFGLIPEIIGRLPVLTYLEPLDRQALRNILTEPKNAIIRQYVKLFELDNITLNFNEDVFEYIVDKAVEFKLGARGLRSICEAIMTDLMFEIPSQNCESITITKEYAETKMDRLTAQKLRA